A part of Podarcis muralis chromosome 13, rPodMur119.hap1.1, whole genome shotgun sequence genomic DNA contains:
- the LOC114581437 gene encoding claudin-4: MASAGFQIMGMALTVVGWIGTIITCALPMWKVSAFIGNNIVVAQITWEGLWMNCVVQSTGQMQCKVYDSMLALSQDVQTARALMVISVLLAALALMVAIVGAKCTNCVEDEDTKARIMIVSGAVFIVAGILCLIPVCWSANTIVREFYNPMVIDAQKRELGAALYIGWASSALLILGGALLCCNCPKKESNNYSARYTAAASQPHSDYPSKNYV, encoded by the coding sequence ATGGCCTCTGCTGGATTCCAGATCATGGGCATGGCCCTGACAGTGGTGGGCTGGATCGGGACCATCATAACCTGTGCCCTGCCCATGTGGAAAGTCTCCGCTTTCATTGGCAACAACATTGTTGTGGCGCAGATCACTTGGGAAGGGCTGTGGATGAACTGCGTGGTGCAGAGCACCGGGCAGATGCAGTGCAAGGTCTACGACTCCATGCTGGCCCTTTCTCAGGATGTGCAGACAGCCCGTGCCCTGATGGTCATCTCTGTGCTCCTGGCTGCTCTGGCTCTGATGGTTGCCATCGTGGGGGCCAAGTGCACCAACTGCGTTGAAGACGAGGACACCAAGGCCCGCATAATGATTGTCTCTGGCGCAGTCTTCATAGTGGCAGGGATCCTTTGCCTCATCCCCGTGTGCTGGTCAGCCAACACCATCGTCCGCGAGTTCTACAACCCGATGGTGATCGATGCCCAGAAGAGGGAGCTGGGAGCTGCCCTTTACATCGGCTGGGCATCTTCTGCCTTGTTGATCCTCGGAGGAGCTCTGCTCTGCTGCAATTGCCCCAAGAAGGAGAGCAACAACTACAGCGCCCGGTACACAGCcgctgcctctcagccccacAGTGATTACCCCAGCAAGAACTACGTCTAG